A window from Malacoplasma iowae encodes these proteins:
- the fba gene encoding class II fructose-1,6-bisphosphate aldolase: MSVTKSRLVNVTEMTKKARANKYAIAHINTNNLEWLKAILDAANSTNSPIIVGVSEGAAKYQCGFKNIVDMTNNLMEYMDIKVPVALHLDHGSYEGAVEALKAGFTSVMFDGSHFPFEENLAKTKEIIELAKKYGASVEAEVGTIGGEEDGVIGAGEVANPEECQKIAELDIQMLAAGIGNIHGLYPENWKGLSFDTLKEISSKVSKPLVLHGGTGIPEDQIKKAISLGISKINVNTECQVAFAEATRKYIEDKKDLDTKAKGFDPRKLLKPGTEAIKKTIIEKLTLFGSLGKA; this comes from the coding sequence ATGTCTGTAACAAAATCAAGATTAGTTAATGTTACTGAAATGACAAAAAAAGCAAGAGCTAATAAATATGCAATTGCACATATCAACACAAACAACTTAGAATGATTAAAGGCAATATTAGATGCTGCTAATTCAACAAACTCACCAATAATTGTTGGTGTATCTGAAGGTGCAGCAAAATATCAATGTGGTTTTAAAAACATTGTTGATATGACAAATAACTTAATGGAATATATGGATATTAAAGTTCCAGTAGCTTTACATTTAGATCATGGAAGCTATGAAGGAGCAGTGGAAGCTTTGAAAGCAGGATTTACATCAGTTATGTTTGATGGATCACATTTTCCTTTTGAAGAAAATTTAGCTAAAACAAAAGAAATTATTGAATTAGCTAAAAAATATGGAGCATCTGTTGAAGCTGAAGTTGGTACAATAGGTGGAGAAGAAGATGGGGTTATAGGTGCTGGTGAAGTAGCAAATCCTGAAGAATGTCAAAAAATTGCTGAACTTGATATCCAAATGTTAGCAGCAGGTATTGGTAATATCCATGGATTATATCCAGAAAATTGAAAAGGTTTAAGTTTTGATACTTTGAAAGAAATTAGTTCAAAAGTTAGCAAACCACTTGTATTGCATGGTGGTACTGGAATTCCAGAAGATCAAATTAAAAAAGCAATTAGTTTAGGTATTTCAAAAATTAATGTTAATACAGAGTGTCAAGTAGCTTTTGCAGAAGCAACTAGAAAATACATTGAAGATAAAAAAGATCTTGATACAAAAGCTAAAGGATTTGATCCTAGAAAGTTATTAAAACCAGGTACTGAAGCAATAAAGAAAACAATAATTGAAAAACTAACTCTTTTTGGTTCGTTAGGAAAAGCTTAG
- the upp gene encoding uracil phosphoribosyltransferase: MVFIFDHPLIKDKLTRMRKIQTQSTKFRDNLNEITQLMAYEVTKNYELKDIEIETPISKMTGKKLKDKVVLIPILRAGLGMVDGLKQLIPTSSIGHIGIYRDEETALPKQYYCKMPPSLTGGNAIILDPMLATGGSASEAIKIVKQHNPKSISFVCLLAAPEGLERLKKEHPDIDIYIASLDEKLNDKCYIVPGLGDAGDRIFGTK; encoded by the coding sequence ATGGTATTTATTTTTGATCACCCTCTTATTAAAGATAAGTTAACAAGAATGAGAAAAATTCAAACTCAATCAACTAAATTTAGAGACAATTTAAATGAAATCACACAATTAATGGCTTATGAAGTTACAAAAAATTATGAGCTTAAAGATATTGAAATAGAAACACCAATTTCAAAAATGACTGGTAAAAAATTAAAAGATAAGGTTGTTTTAATTCCAATTTTAAGAGCTGGATTAGGAATGGTAGATGGTCTTAAACAACTTATTCCAACTTCATCAATCGGACATATTGGAATATATAGAGATGAAGAAACTGCTCTTCCAAAACAATATTATTGTAAAATGCCTCCTAGTTTAACTGGTGGAAATGCAATTATTTTAGATCCAATGTTAGCAACTGGTGGTTCAGCTTCTGAAGCAATTAAAATAGTTAAACAACACAATCCAAAATCTATATCATTTGTTTGTCTTCTTGCAGCTCCAGAAGGTTTAGAAAGACTAAAAAAAGAACACCCAGATATTGATATTTACATTGCATCATTAGATGAAAAATTAAATGATAAATGTTATATAGTTCCAGGTCTTGGTGATGCTGGTGATAGAATATTTGGGACAAAATAA
- a CDS encoding IMP dehydrogenase, with protein MSKNDLLFSIQEVCIYPKAVTNIRTRSQCNPFINGKLPLFTAPMSSVVDEKTYQYFEENKINVIMPRSVPFENRIKFIDKCFVAMGLGETEEYVKKNLSYLKTLEKIYICIDIANGHMKKMQDVIRYLKLEFGNKVVVMCGNIANPETYRYLSESGADYIRVGIGGGSGCLTASNTGIFYPMGSLIVECKKIQMKMYESYKINFTKKPAKIVADGGMKNYDYIIKSLFLGADYVMCGRLFSQCWESPGEIWYKNKNDQDVFTSWNLLGDHSVDKSNLEFRPDIYDYKKIFYGMSTKKAQQEIAIANNEKVSFKTSEGLIKEIPIIHRISGWVENFVSYLTLAMSYTDCWDLTDVKNFNDYRLMTHAAQESYNR; from the coding sequence ATGAGTAAGAATGATTTATTATTTAGCATTCAAGAAGTTTGTATTTATCCTAAAGCTGTTACAAACATAAGAACAAGAAGTCAATGCAATCCATTTATTAATGGTAAACTGCCTTTATTTACAGCTCCAATGTCTTCAGTTGTTGATGAAAAAACTTATCAATATTTTGAGGAAAATAAAATAAATGTTATTATGCCAAGAAGTGTTCCTTTTGAAAATAGGATAAAATTCATAGATAAATGTTTTGTAGCTATGGGTCTTGGCGAAACAGAAGAGTATGTAAAGAAGAACTTAAGTTATTTAAAAACGTTAGAAAAAATTTATATATGTATTGACATAGCAAATGGCCACATGAAAAAAATGCAAGATGTTATTAGATATCTAAAATTGGAATTTGGTAATAAAGTAGTTGTTATGTGTGGAAATATAGCTAACCCAGAAACATATAGATATTTAAGTGAATCAGGTGCAGATTACATTAGAGTTGGAATTGGTGGTGGAAGTGGTTGTTTAACAGCTTCTAATACAGGAATTTTTTACCCAATGGGAAGTTTAATTGTTGAGTGTAAAAAAATACAAATGAAAATGTATGAATCTTATAAAATTAATTTCACTAAAAAACCTGCAAAGATTGTAGCTGATGGTGGAATGAAAAATTATGATTATATTATAAAATCACTTTTCTTAGGTGCTGATTATGTAATGTGTGGAAGATTGTTTAGTCAATGTTGAGAATCACCTGGTGAAATTTGATATAAAAACAAAAATGATCAAGATGTATTTACATCATGAAACTTACTTGGTGATCATTCAGTTGATAAATCTAATTTAGAATTTAGACCAGACATCTATGATTACAAAAAAATTTTTTATGGAATGTCTACAAAAAAAGCACAACAAGAAATAGCGATTGCTAATAATGAAAAAGTTTCTTTTAAAACATCAGAGGGTTTAATTAAAGAAATACCAATTATTCATAGAATTAGTGGTTGAGTTGAAAACTTTGTAAGTTATTTAACTTTAGCAATGAGTTACACAGATTGTTGAGATTTAACAGATGTTAAAAACTTTAATGATTATAGATTAATGACACATGCAGCTCAAGAATCATATAATAGATAA
- the ychF gene encoding redox-regulated ATPase YchF, translated as MNLSTGIVGLPNVGKSTLFNAITNSTVEAANYPFATIEPNVGIVNVPDKRMKVLTSMIEPDSVVYTTFKFVDIAGLVKGASKGEGLGNKFLQNIREVDSICHVVRCFDNDDITHVHNSVDPIRDVEVINLELILADLDVLNNRIEKIAKKAQSGNKESIKEKEICDRLINHLTNNKLANTLGLTEEEKLIIKSYNLLTLKPMLYVANIDENDITTYESNKHYQALKNLVGEKNIIALSVKIEYEISQLDEASKEEFIKELNLSSSGLDKLIFSSYKLLNLSTFFTYGKKEVRAWTFVNGMFAPECAGIIHTDFQRGFIKAEIIKYDDLVALKSEQAVKDAGKLKLAGKDYIMQDGDICNFKFNV; from the coding sequence ATGAACTTATCTACAGGTATTGTTGGATTACCTAATGTTGGTAAATCAACATTATTTAATGCAATTACAAACTCAACGGTTGAAGCTGCAAATTATCCTTTTGCAACCATTGAACCAAATGTTGGGATAGTTAATGTACCAGATAAAAGAATGAAGGTTCTAACATCAATGATAGAACCAGATAGTGTTGTTTATACTACTTTTAAGTTTGTAGACATTGCAGGACTTGTTAAAGGTGCATCAAAAGGTGAAGGATTGGGTAATAAATTTTTACAAAACATTAGAGAAGTGGATTCAATATGTCATGTTGTAAGGTGTTTTGATAATGATGATATTACACATGTTCACAACTCAGTTGATCCAATAAGAGATGTAGAAGTAATTAACCTTGAATTGATTTTAGCTGATCTTGATGTGTTGAATAATAGAATTGAAAAAATTGCTAAAAAAGCACAATCTGGAAATAAAGAATCTATAAAAGAAAAAGAAATTTGTGATAGATTAATTAATCATTTAACTAATAATAAGTTAGCCAACACATTAGGTTTAACAGAAGAAGAAAAATTGATTATTAAAAGCTATAACCTTCTTACTTTAAAACCAATGTTATATGTTGCTAATATAGATGAAAATGATATTACAACATATGAATCTAATAAACATTACCAAGCTTTAAAAAATCTTGTTGGAGAAAAAAATATAATTGCTCTTTCTGTGAAAATAGAATATGAAATTTCTCAACTTGATGAAGCATCAAAAGAAGAATTTATTAAAGAACTAAATCTTTCTTCATCAGGACTTGATAAGCTAATTTTTAGTTCATATAAATTGCTTAATCTTTCAACTTTTTTTACTTATGGAAAAAAAGAAGTAAGAGCTTGAACCTTTGTTAACGGTATGTTTGCACCAGAATGTGCAGGAATAATTCATACTGATTTTCAAAGGGGATTTATAAAAGCTGAAATTATTAAATATGATGATTTAGTGGCTTTAAAAAGTGAACAAGCTGTTAAAGATGCTGGAAAACTAAAACTAGCTGGTAAAGATTATATTATGCAAGATGGCGATATCTGCAACTTTAAGTTTAATGTTTAA
- a CDS encoding thymidine kinase, giving the protein MAKFNAFGKEKGWIELICGPMFAGKSEELLRRLKRLEYADVSFLLFKPSIDTRSKKVVASRDGRNMSAIEFSDPYEILEHVLNNIVHPQVVAIDEAQFADPKIVKVCEGLADSGVIVYVAALDRDFKNEPFQVTAALSCHAEHVTKLSAVCTECGAPGTITQRLIENKPASYNSPIIQIGNYEAYTVRCRHHHKVPNKPIDEKIKNFKTQYKK; this is encoded by the coding sequence ATGGCAAAATTTAATGCTTTTGGAAAAGAAAAAGGATGAATTGAATTAATATGTGGACCAATGTTTGCTGGTAAATCTGAAGAACTATTAAGAAGATTAAAAAGACTTGAATATGCAGATGTTTCTTTTTTGTTATTTAAACCATCAATTGATACTAGAAGCAAAAAAGTTGTTGCTTCAAGAGATGGTAGAAACATGAGTGCTATTGAATTTTCAGATCCATATGAAATTTTAGAACATGTATTAAACAATATTGTTCACCCACAAGTTGTTGCAATAGATGAAGCACAATTTGCTGATCCTAAAATAGTTAAGGTTTGTGAAGGACTAGCAGATTCTGGTGTTATTGTTTATGTTGCAGCACTTGATAGAGATTTTAAAAACGAACCTTTTCAAGTGACAGCAGCTTTATCATGTCATGCTGAACATGTTACAAAACTAAGTGCTGTCTGTACTGAGTGTGGTGCCCCAGGAACAATTACACAAAGATTAATTGAAAATAAACCAGCATCATATAATTCTCCAATAATTCAGATTGGAAATTATGAGGCTTATACTGTTAGATGTAGACACCATCATAAAGTACCAAACAAACCAATAGATGAAAAAATAAAAAACTTTAAAACTCAATATAAAAAATAA